In Oncorhynchus kisutch isolate 150728-3 linkage group LG5, Okis_V2, whole genome shotgun sequence, a genomic segment contains:
- the LOC109891186 gene encoding cyclic AMP-dependent transcription factor ATF-7-like isoform X7: MGDDRPFVCTAPGCGQRFTNEDHLSVHKHKHEMTLKFGPARTDSVIIADQTPTPTRFLKNCEEVGLFNELASSFEQEFRKAHEDDQRNKNPLTAPQLPAPPLQTPSGVKEEDEGPLEVDSSPPGSPDSTSSMSDSSKEPMVRGKETPPRPVVSSAPTPTIVRPGSLPIHLVYDPLHPTLPSPTSVITQTPPSNRQLGSPTGSFPLVMHLPNGQTVPLLPSPNMTSVISLARPFNLVPNIPGIPGPPIGGTSSGSSSPSGYSLHSEAKMRLKAALTQQQQQHGPGAQNGAGEGPGGAGSSPIVPQRHEQSQQPSQHSDTPSPAQPQQTSSGSSSPFGYSLHSEDMMMSPAQPTGGRRRRGAEVDPDERRQRFLERNRAAASRCRQKRKVWVGSLERKAEDLATMNVSLTNEVGLLRNEVTQLKQLLLAHKDCPVTAMQKKSAYVG, translated from the exons ATGGGGGACGATCGACCTTTTGTGTGCACCGCCCCAGGCTGTGGCCAG AGATTTACTAATGAAGACCATCTATCGGTCCACAAACACAAGCATGAGATGACCCTGAAATTTGGTCCTGCCAGAACTGACTCCGTCATCATTGCAG accaGACCCCCACACCCACCCGCTTCCTGAAGAACTGTGAGGAGGTGGGTCTGTTCAATGAGCTGGCCAGCTCCTTCGAGCAGGAGTTCCGGAAGGCCCATGAGGATGACCAAAGGAACAAAAACCCG CTCACGGCCCCCCAGCTTCCGGCCCCACCCCTACAGACCCCCTCTGGGGTGAAAGAAGAGGATGAGGGGCCTCTGGAGGTCGACTCCTCCCCCCCAGGCAGTCCTGACTCCACCTCCAGCATGTCGGACAGCAGCAAAGAGCCAATGGTGAGAGGAAAG GAGACTCCTCCACGGCCGGTGGTAAGCTCTGCCCCCACGCCAACTATCGTACGCCCAGGGTCCCTTCCCATTCACCTTGTTTACGACCCCCTGCACCCGACTCTGCCCTCGCCAACCTCTGTCATCACACAAACCCCGCCCTCCAACAGACAACTGGG CTCTCCGACAGGTTCCTTCCCGCTGGTAATGCATCTCCCCAACGGACAGACagtccctctcctccccagcccAAATATGACCTCGGTCATATCT CTGGCGAGGCCGTTTAATTTGGTGCCCAACATCCCTGGGATTCCAGGCCCTCCGATTGGTGGGACCAGCAGTGGCTCCTCCTCCCCATCTGGGTATAGTCTACACTCAGAGGCCAAGATG AGGCTGAAGGCAGCGCTGacccaacaacagcagcagcatggCCCGGGGGCTCAGAATGGGGCTGGAGAGGGCCCAGGGGGGGCAGGTTCCAGCCCCATTGTCCCCCAGAGACATGAGCAGAGCCAGCAGCCCTCGCagcactctgacacaccctcTCCCGCACAgccacag CAAACCAGCAGTGGCTCCTCCTCTCCATTTGGGTATAGTCTACATTCAGAGGACATGATG ATGTCCCCAGCCCAGCCCACAGGTGGTAGGAGGCGGCGGGGTGCGGAGGTTGACCCAGACGAGAGGAGGCAGCGCTTCCTGGAGAGGAACAGGGCGGCGGCTTCTCGCTGCCGACAGAAACGCAAGGTGTGGGTCGGCTCTCtggagaggaaggcagaggaCCTGGCTACCATGAATGTTTCTTTGACC AATGAAGTGGGTCTGCTGAGGAACGAGGTGACCCAACTGAAACAACTGCTGCTGGCCCACAAAGACTGCCCTGTCACTGCCATGCAGAAGAAGTCTGCCTACGTAG GGtga